Proteins encoded within one genomic window of Diorhabda sublineata isolate icDioSubl1.1 chromosome 1, icDioSubl1.1, whole genome shotgun sequence:
- the LOC130445303 gene encoding ubiquitin-conjugating enzyme E2 G1, translated as MSEPQSALLLRKQLAELNKNPVEGFSAGLIDDNDIYRWEVLIIGPPDTLYEGGFFKCHLYFPKEYPLRPPKMKFVTEIWHPNIDKNGDVCISILHEPGDDKFGYEKASERWLPVHTVETILISVISMLADPNDESPANVDAAKEWRESYSEFKRKVARCVRKSQEQEEC; from the exons atgTCAGAACCACAGTCAGCTCTCCTATTAAGAAAACAGCTAGCAG aattaaacaaaaatccTGTAGAGGGTTTTTCTGCAGGCCTTATAGATGATAACGATATTTACAGATGGGAAGTACTGATAATAGGTCCTCCGGATACCCTCTA CGAAGGAGGATTCTTCAAATGTCACctatattttccaaaagaaTATCCATTGAGGCCGcctaaaatgaaatttgttacaGAAATTTGGCATCCCAACA TTGATAAAAATGGTGATGTTTGTATTTCAATACTCCACGAGCCCGGAGACGACAAATTCGGTTATGAAAAAGCCTCGGAAAGGTGGTTACCAGTACATACAGTAGAAACTATTTTAATATCAGTTATATCAATGTTAGCCGATCCTAATGATGAATCACCTGCCAATGTCGATGCCGCG AAAGAATGGAGGGAATCATATTCGGAATTCAAACGGAAAGTAGCGAGATGTGTCCGGAAGTCACAGGAACAAGAGGAATGTTAG